A genomic window from Deltaproteobacteria bacterium IMCC39524 includes:
- a CDS encoding ParA family protein: MSAPYIVTISSEKGGVGKTTLATNLAIYLKALHEDLPVTLLSFDNHFSVDQMFRIKRQPERGDVTGLFTGSNPDDLIETGEYGVQYIPSSKQLHIMRRELDDPTALARALAMSSLGGIIIIDTRPDLDIFTQSALYAADRVIVPVKDAPSMDNCRHIYEFFDSHGISRRPLRILPCLVDGRIHFDGPFSDPYQLLKAYAINRGYRCMEGFIAKSPKVESLNTNPEGKIYPILSHGRQTEVHVQMTHIARQVYLKTLDKETRRLDEYRIDMAEAEVEHQGAYALRRDNLATNCLVCGNPLVSKESIGMAGYFAQTSDLKVSGFIEEECFTSLVFRYFYGAKRSIETHDPVWELFRESAQRSYFLLQRAPHTKNFYQQKLSFYRFDDSGLEVSHKTIDLQEFEKRLLSKERSDLFPLLERTLFNDQGRLEGEFLLLRKVSSDLPEEILYDQNYANFSAIMNKVGTQLP, translated from the coding sequence ATGTCTGCACCGTACATTGTAACAATTTCAAGTGAAAAAGGCGGGGTCGGCAAGACCACCCTGGCAACGAACCTTGCCATCTACCTGAAAGCCCTCCACGAAGATCTTCCGGTCACCTTGCTGAGCTTCGACAACCACTTCTCGGTCGACCAAATGTTCAGGATAAAGCGGCAACCCGAGCGAGGAGATGTTACGGGCCTTTTCACAGGCAGCAACCCTGACGACCTGATAGAGACCGGGGAATATGGCGTCCAGTACATTCCATCCAGTAAACAGCTGCACATCATGCGGCGAGAGCTTGATGACCCTACAGCACTGGCCCGCGCTTTGGCAATGTCATCTCTTGGCGGCATTATCATTATTGATACACGGCCCGATCTGGATATTTTCACCCAGAGTGCACTTTATGCTGCAGATCGTGTGATCGTGCCAGTCAAAGACGCGCCCTCCATGGACAACTGCCGGCACATCTACGAATTCTTCGACTCACATGGGATCTCGCGACGACCATTACGTATCCTGCCCTGCCTGGTAGATGGCCGTATTCACTTTGATGGGCCCTTTAGTGACCCCTACCAACTCTTGAAAGCTTATGCCATCAACCGCGGCTATCGTTGCATGGAAGGCTTCATTGCCAAAAGCCCCAAGGTAGAGTCACTCAACACCAACCCCGAAGGCAAGATCTATCCGATCCTCAGTCACGGTCGCCAGACCGAAGTCCATGTACAGATGACCCACATCGCTCGCCAGGTTTATCTGAAAACCCTCGACAAGGAGACTAGGCGCCTGGACGAGTATCGCATAGATATGGCCGAGGCCGAAGTAGAGCATCAAGGTGCTTACGCTTTGCGACGCGACAACCTTGCGACCAACTGCCTGGTCTGCGGCAACCCTCTCGTCAGCAAAGAGAGCATCGGCATGGCCGGCTACTTCGCCCAGACCTCAGACCTGAAGGTCTCCGGTTTCATTGAGGAGGAATGTTTTACCAGCCTGGTTTTCCGCTATTTTTATGGGGCAAAACGCTCCATTGAAACGCATGACCCGGTTTGGGAATTGTTTCGCGAATCAGCGCAAAGATCCTATTTCCTCTTGCAACGAGCCCCGCATACGAAAAACTTCTATCAACAGAAGCTGTCTTTCTATCGTTTCGACGATAGCGGATTGGAAGTCTCGCACAAAACGATCGACCTGCAGGAGTTTGAAAAGCGTCTGCTCTCCAAAGAAAGATCAGACCTCTTTCCTCTTCTCGAGAGAACGCTCTTTAACGACCAGGGCCGACTTGAAGGCGAATTCCTGCTGTTGCGTAAGGTCAGTTCCGATCTCCCGGAAGAAATCCTCTACGACCAGAACTATGCAAATTTTTCCGCCATCATGAACAAGGTCGGAACTCAACTCCCCTGA
- a CDS encoding divergent polysaccharide deacetylase family protein, producing the protein MKKRTQRRRPKKRRPDFLLKNKLLLLILGVAGLLVFSMVFFARMEEQPSAPAPKPVAKPQVDPLKKVHAEVEAFLAALNVSGKDIQRDLSYEPARYMLEGAFPAPELVDGFKARIQQLPGDYLVRFRESNSLAVENNRRTVIVLHFVSPKPDLPDGPLVTIIMDDLGRSLYMAEALLALPQAVTFAIIPGEAQAVQVAELAYAGDREVMLHTPMEPQGYPAVNPGEDALFVEYSDQEIRRRLDQFLAYIPHVTGINNHMGSRFTEDARALTPVMKSLQEKGLFFVDSRTTGRTLAAETARRYNVPTMERDVFLDNVAEVNAIVTQIQKLEAKARKQGMAIGICHPYPETLEALRRELPGLVERGISLVPVSVLLQKKALAQGS; encoded by the coding sequence ATGAAGAAACGAACCCAGCGGCGCCGCCCGAAAAAGCGGCGCCCTGATTTTTTATTGAAAAACAAGCTCCTTTTGTTGATTCTTGGAGTGGCCGGCCTGCTGGTCTTCAGTATGGTGTTTTTTGCTCGTATGGAAGAGCAACCATCCGCTCCGGCTCCAAAGCCTGTGGCGAAGCCGCAGGTGGACCCCCTCAAGAAAGTTCATGCAGAGGTTGAGGCGTTTCTGGCTGCTCTTAATGTTTCTGGCAAGGACATTCAGCGGGATCTCAGTTATGAGCCTGCCCGCTACATGCTTGAAGGCGCCTTCCCTGCTCCTGAACTGGTCGACGGGTTTAAGGCCCGAATCCAGCAATTACCCGGTGACTATCTCGTTCGTTTCCGTGAATCCAACTCACTGGCTGTTGAGAACAATCGCCGCACTGTGATCGTTCTCCACTTTGTATCGCCGAAACCTGATCTGCCTGACGGACCTCTTGTGACGATCATCATGGATGATCTTGGCAGGAGCCTTTACATGGCAGAGGCTCTTCTGGCGTTGCCGCAGGCAGTGACTTTTGCAATCATTCCTGGAGAAGCTCAGGCTGTTCAGGTTGCCGAACTCGCTTATGCCGGTGATCGTGAAGTCATGTTGCACACACCTATGGAACCTCAAGGCTATCCTGCTGTTAATCCAGGAGAAGATGCCCTCTTTGTAGAATATAGTGATCAAGAGATTCGCAGACGTTTAGATCAGTTCCTGGCGTATATCCCACACGTAACCGGCATCAACAATCATATGGGGTCGCGTTTTACGGAAGATGCCAGAGCTTTAACGCCGGTTATGAAAAGTCTCCAGGAAAAAGGCTTGTTTTTTGTTGATAGCCGAACGACAGGCCGTACGCTAGCCGCTGAGACCGCACGCCGTTACAATGTGCCAACGATGGAGCGTGATGTCTTTCTGGATAATGTCGCCGAGGTGAATGCGATTGTGACGCAAATACAGAAATTGGAGGCTAAGGCACGCAAACAGGGCATGGCGATTGGTATCTGCCACCCCTATCCGGAGACGTTGGAGGCCCTGCGCAGAGAGCTTCCCGGGTTGGTCGAACGCGGCATCTCGCTGGTGCCGGTTTCAGTTCTGTTGCAGAAAAAAGCTTTGGCTCAGGGGAGTTGA
- a CDS encoding M23 family metallopeptidase encodes MRQICLSLLLTLFLVSSALSGELFLRSEQVNNGEAAVLQWQGEPLSFGVVRFNEEVYYLYPDSDGAIALLPVGLDVAAGHYPIMAAMVDLQGQTSTTEILLTVVDKKRPEEKLTLPERMVTPSKKDSARISREHSHLKEVFAERSPRFWTTFERPVGDAVNSVFGKRRVLNGKPKAPHSGTDFRSPSGTPVRPISNGRVALVSDLFYTGNTVVVDHGEGLFSLYAHLSEVLVEEGHDLLVTDVLGKVGSTGRSTGAHLHLTVKLFGERIDPLALLAAFKD; translated from the coding sequence ATGAGGCAAATTTGTCTTTCACTGCTTCTTACGTTGTTCCTGGTTTCCTCGGCTTTGAGTGGAGAACTGTTTCTGCGCTCTGAACAGGTTAATAATGGAGAAGCGGCTGTGCTGCAGTGGCAGGGAGAACCTCTTTCCTTTGGTGTGGTGCGTTTTAACGAGGAAGTCTACTACCTCTATCCAGACAGTGATGGTGCTATTGCCTTGCTGCCTGTCGGCCTGGACGTCGCTGCTGGTCATTACCCTATTATGGCTGCTATGGTGGATCTGCAGGGGCAAACTTCAACCACAGAAATACTGTTGACTGTTGTCGATAAAAAGCGGCCCGAAGAGAAGCTGACTCTGCCAGAACGCATGGTCACGCCGAGCAAGAAGGACAGTGCGCGGATCAGTCGGGAACACAGTCACCTCAAAGAGGTTTTTGCTGAAAGATCTCCACGTTTCTGGACGACCTTCGAGCGGCCGGTCGGTGATGCTGTCAACAGTGTCTTCGGTAAGCGCAGAGTGTTGAATGGCAAGCCTAAGGCGCCTCATAGCGGTACGGATTTTCGCAGTCCCTCGGGAACGCCTGTGCGTCCAATCAGCAATGGTCGCGTGGCTCTGGTCTCTGATCTGTTCTATACTGGCAACACGGTTGTTGTTGATCACGGCGAAGGGTTATTCTCTCTCTATGCCCACCTCTCTGAAGTCCTTGTGGAAGAAGGGCATGACTTGCTCGTGACAGACGTCCTGGGCAAAGTTGGTAGCACCGGGCGATCAACAGGGGCCCATCTGCATCTGACTGTGAAACTGTTTGGCGAACGGATTGACCCTCTCGCCCTGTTGGCAGCGTTTAAAGATTAA
- a CDS encoding polyprenyl synthetase family protein, producing the protein MDLKEYLGNCSALVDQAMEKYLPAGDRMPQSLHQSMRYSVFAGGKRLRPILMIAACEAVGGSAQDVLHAACALEMIHTYSLVHDDLPAMDDDDFRRGRPTNHKVYGEATAILAGDALLTEAFRLLADAKANSGVSAEKALRVIEILARYAGSQGMVGGQVVDMESEGKEIDFPTLEYIHTHKTGALILASVQVGALLGGGDEEQLTALTRFGGAAGLAFQITDDILDVVGEQADLGKDIGSDQERGKATYPALLGVSDARIRASELCTIAVDALAPLGDKAATLQSLARYIVDRSS; encoded by the coding sequence ATGGACCTCAAGGAATATCTAGGCAATTGTTCTGCCCTCGTTGATCAGGCCATGGAGAAATATCTTCCGGCCGGGGACAGGATGCCCCAATCTTTGCATCAGTCGATGCGCTACTCGGTTTTTGCCGGCGGCAAGCGTTTGCGGCCGATTCTTATGATTGCAGCTTGCGAGGCCGTTGGTGGTTCTGCTCAGGATGTTCTCCATGCGGCTTGTGCCCTGGAGATGATTCATACTTACTCTCTTGTCCATGACGACCTTCCGGCCATGGACGATGATGACTTTCGCCGTGGGCGCCCCACAAATCACAAGGTTTATGGCGAGGCGACAGCGATCCTTGCCGGTGATGCGCTTTTGACCGAGGCTTTTCGCCTCTTGGCCGATGCGAAGGCCAACTCTGGAGTCTCGGCAGAAAAAGCCCTGCGAGTGATTGAAATTCTGGCGCGTTACGCCGGTTCGCAAGGTATGGTTGGCGGTCAGGTTGTCGACATGGAGTCTGAAGGCAAGGAGATAGACTTTCCGACCCTTGAATATATCCATACCCATAAGACGGGAGCCTTGATCCTGGCCTCTGTCCAGGTTGGTGCTCTGCTTGGTGGCGGTGATGAAGAGCAGCTTACCGCTTTAACCCGATTTGGAGGTGCTGCCGGATTGGCTTTTCAGATCACAGATGATATTCTGGACGTCGTCGGTGAACAGGCTGATTTAGGTAAGGATATTGGTAGCGATCAGGAGCGCGGCAAGGCGACCTATCCGGCACTGCTTGGTGTCTCCGATGCACGAATACGAGCCAGTGAACTTTGTACTATTGCCGTTGACGCCTTGGCCCCACTTGGTGACAAAGCTGCAACCTTGCAGTCTCTGGCCCGCTATATTGTTGATCGAAGCTCTTAA
- a CDS encoding S41 family peptidase produces the protein MRQKKRPILLLTSVLVLLFGLLLFGRIDVRQADAATDYQELQLFTDVLTIVKRSYVEEVTIKDLVYGAIDGMLASLDPHSGFMSPEIYKEMKVDTRGEFGGLGIEISQRDGVLTIVSPIEDTPASRAGLQAGDHILKIEDEYTKDMEIMEAVQLMRGKPGTSISITIMRSGFEKPQPFILEREVIKVKSVKSRTLENGFGYVRLAQFQERSGEDLGKALDRLRNENGGSLKGLVLDLRNNPGGLLDQAVEVSDKFITEGLIVYTKGREDDAQMEFSALRSGTEPDYPMVVLINGGSASASEIVAGALQDQGRAVIMGTQSFGKGSVQTIIPLSDESGLRLTTAKYYTPNGTSIQARGIVPDIEVMQSEVKNVKDMSHFREKDLKNHFNTETNGDDAPQEEETLLDEETRKDFQLMRALDLLKGWTIFQGLKAA, from the coding sequence ATGCGTCAAAAAAAACGACCAATTCTTCTGCTGACCAGCGTTCTTGTTCTGTTGTTCGGTCTACTCTTGTTCGGTCGTATTGATGTGCGTCAGGCCGATGCCGCGACAGACTACCAGGAGCTGCAATTATTTACGGACGTGCTGACGATCGTCAAGCGTAGCTACGTGGAAGAGGTGACAATCAAGGACCTGGTTTATGGTGCCATCGATGGGATGCTCGCTTCACTCGATCCTCATTCAGGCTTCATGTCTCCGGAAATTTACAAGGAGATGAAGGTTGACACCCGTGGCGAGTTTGGGGGCCTTGGCATTGAAATATCCCAACGAGACGGGGTACTGACCATCGTTTCGCCTATTGAAGACACTCCCGCTTCACGTGCCGGTTTACAGGCTGGCGACCATATCCTGAAAATTGAAGATGAGTATACAAAGGATATGGAAATCATGGAGGCTGTGCAGCTCATGCGTGGCAAACCAGGAACTTCAATTTCTATTACGATCATGCGGTCAGGTTTTGAGAAACCTCAGCCTTTTATCCTCGAACGTGAAGTCATCAAGGTCAAGAGTGTAAAATCAAGGACTCTCGAAAATGGCTTTGGTTATGTCCGCCTGGCCCAGTTCCAGGAACGCTCAGGCGAGGATCTTGGTAAGGCCCTGGACAGGTTGCGGAACGAAAATGGCGGTTCCTTAAAGGGGCTGGTGCTGGATCTTCGCAACAACCCCGGCGGTCTTCTGGATCAGGCTGTTGAAGTGAGTGATAAATTCATCACCGAGGGTTTGATCGTTTATACCAAGGGCCGCGAAGACGATGCGCAGATGGAGTTTTCCGCTTTGCGTAGCGGCACCGAACCCGATTACCCAATGGTTGTTCTGATAAACGGTGGCAGTGCCAGTGCTTCGGAGATTGTTGCAGGAGCCCTGCAGGATCAAGGTCGTGCGGTGATTATGGGGACGCAAAGTTTTGGCAAAGGTTCGGTACAGACGATCATTCCGCTGAGTGATGAATCTGGTCTGCGTCTGACGACTGCGAAATATTACACGCCGAACGGGACTTCGATTCAGGCCCGGGGCATTGTTCCTGACATCGAGGTGATGCAGAGCGAAGTGAAAAACGTTAAAGATATGAGTCATTTTCGGGAAAAGGATTTGAAGAATCATTTCAATACAGAAACTAATGGCGACGACGCCCCCCAAGAGGAAGAGACTCTCCTCGATGAAGAGACCCGCAAAGACTTTCAATTGATGCGTGCCCTTGACCTGCTTAAAGGCTGGACGATTTTCCAGGGTTTGAAAGCCGCCTGA
- the xseB gene encoding exodeoxyribonuclease VII small subunit, translating into MPEEMTFEQALKSLEEAVAQLEKGQMPLDESLDCFEAGVQSANLCRKKLQAVESRIETLMKNSDGSFTTEPFGEDDGQD; encoded by the coding sequence ATGCCTGAAGAAATGACATTTGAGCAAGCCCTGAAGAGCCTCGAGGAAGCCGTTGCACAACTTGAGAAGGGGCAGATGCCACTGGACGAGTCTCTTGATTGTTTTGAGGCGGGCGTGCAAAGCGCTAACCTGTGCCGTAAAAAATTGCAGGCGGTCGAGTCTCGTATCGAAACCTTGATGAAAAATTCTGATGGCTCGTTTACGACGGAGCCTTTTGGTGAAGATGACGGCCAGGACTGA
- a CDS encoding peptidoglycan DD-metalloendopeptidase family protein — MKRLRDAIGKRVCALLFVGLAVSFVPSAVVADDLNESKERLNKIQKQIEEALQGLRNKESQSGTLSEELARLSAETRRIEKLTQKSNQQLSELSARLEKQRHSLKEIEQQQDQTEQQIRHRLVALYKTGEVGLIKALLSEAESPREIAEKYVFLSRMVRHDRALLVEYRQQSESHRVLMVELEALRKKQAAVVDRRKDEKEALRRARNSKKALLAKVNQDADLLEGVVQELKTKALRLNGLVKKLETEQTQPYTGPLDGLSSQKGRLFWPVPGKLRVGFGTSRHGDLGTLIESHGFDIEAASGTPVNAAAAGRVIFAKRLRGYGKLMIVDHGEKFYTLYAHVASFTKKLGDMVAAQEVIAFSGFEGRDAVYFEIRQGGKPIDPSSWLRPR, encoded by the coding sequence ATGAAAAGGCTGCGTGACGCAATCGGCAAGAGGGTTTGTGCGCTGTTGTTTGTCGGTCTTGCTGTGTCATTTGTCCCGTCTGCTGTTGTTGCTGACGACCTGAATGAGAGCAAAGAACGCCTCAATAAGATCCAGAAACAGATCGAAGAGGCCTTGCAGGGGCTGCGTAACAAAGAGTCGCAAAGCGGTACCCTCTCGGAAGAACTCGCTCGTCTCTCAGCTGAAACGCGCAGAATTGAAAAGCTGACTCAAAAAAGTAACCAACAACTCTCAGAGCTTTCTGCTCGCCTGGAAAAACAGCGCCATTCCCTCAAAGAGATTGAACAGCAACAGGACCAGACTGAACAACAGATTCGTCACCGTCTCGTGGCCCTCTACAAAACCGGCGAAGTCGGTTTGATCAAAGCCTTGCTCTCAGAAGCGGAAAGTCCGCGTGAAATTGCCGAAAAGTATGTTTTCTTGTCCAGAATGGTCAGACATGATCGTGCCCTGCTCGTCGAGTACCGCCAACAATCGGAGTCTCATCGTGTTCTTATGGTTGAGTTAGAGGCTTTGCGTAAAAAGCAAGCCGCTGTGGTCGACCGCCGCAAAGACGAAAAGGAAGCTCTCCGCAGAGCACGAAACAGTAAAAAAGCTCTGCTGGCTAAAGTGAATCAGGATGCTGACCTGTTGGAAGGCGTTGTGCAGGAATTAAAGACCAAGGCCTTGCGTCTTAACGGGCTCGTTAAAAAACTTGAAACAGAGCAGACGCAACCCTATACTGGGCCTTTGGATGGCCTTTCTTCGCAGAAGGGCCGTTTGTTTTGGCCTGTCCCAGGCAAGCTAAGGGTTGGTTTTGGGACCAGCCGTCATGGCGATCTTGGTACGCTCATTGAGAGTCATGGCTTCGATATAGAAGCGGCTTCCGGAACCCCTGTGAATGCTGCGGCTGCAGGTAGAGTCATCTTTGCCAAACGTCTGCGTGGTTATGGTAAACTGATGATTGTCGACCATGGAGAAAAGTTTTATACCCTCTATGCTCATGTGGCCAGTTTCACAAAGAAGCTTGGAGACATGGTTGCTGCTCAGGAAGTGATAGCTTTTTCTGGCTTTGAAGGCCGGGATGCTGTTTATTTTGAGATTCGCCAGGGGGGCAAGCCTATTGACCCATCGAGCTGGTTGAGGCCGCGTTAA
- the dxs gene encoding 1-deoxy-D-xylulose-5-phosphate synthase yields the protein MSELLKQENPIAALKALSEDQLPKLAQELRDVIVNTVAETGGHLGSSLGVIELTIALHRVFDSPKDKIVWDVGHQAYAHKLLTGRYERFKSLRQLDGISGFPKCSESDHDAFGVGHSSTSISAALGMATARDANGTNEKIVAVIGDGSLTAGMAFEALNQAGHLKKNLLVILNDNEMSISPNVGALSSFFSRQLTSDFFVRLKRETENFLDSVPKIGKDLRRLAKKAEEAVKGFLTPGMLFEAFDFDYVGPIDGHKLEELLPTLENITHMDGPVLMHVVTKKGKGYPPAEENPHLFHGVGPFDPVTGEIKKGSPGPPSYTAVFGQTLTDLAEKDDRVVAITAAMLEGTGLAPFAAKFPDRCFDVGIAEQHAVTYAAGMATLGIKPVLAIYSTFLQRAYDNVLHDVCLQNLPVTFALDRGGLVGADGPTHHGVFDLSYLRHIPNLVFMIPRDENHLRHAMATALAYDGPFAFRYPRGSGTGVAPEEPRELTIGKAEKLRDGKNGVIFAVGALVEEALAAAEALVDEGFQVAVVDPVFLKPLDRDLLVAMATDNGPVFTLEENVLEGGFGSAVLEMLCDAGVHVPVTRIGLPDKFVEQGSQSELRARYRIDAAGVVKVIMKALKT from the coding sequence ATGTCCGAGTTATTAAAGCAGGAAAATCCTATTGCGGCGTTGAAGGCTCTTTCGGAAGACCAGTTGCCGAAACTGGCGCAGGAACTTCGGGACGTTATTGTCAACACGGTCGCTGAAACAGGTGGGCATTTGGGAAGTTCTCTCGGCGTCATTGAGTTAACGATTGCGCTACACCGGGTCTTTGACTCTCCCAAAGACAAGATTGTCTGGGATGTCGGTCACCAGGCCTACGCCCACAAGCTGTTGACCGGTCGTTATGAACGCTTCAAAAGCTTACGGCAACTGGATGGTATCAGTGGTTTTCCGAAATGCAGTGAGAGCGATCACGATGCTTTCGGTGTCGGTCATTCAAGTACTTCGATCTCGGCGGCGCTCGGTATGGCAACAGCGCGAGATGCCAATGGCACTAATGAGAAAATCGTCGCTGTTATCGGTGATGGCTCCCTGACCGCTGGCATGGCATTCGAAGCTTTGAACCAGGCGGGACACCTTAAAAAAAATCTGCTCGTCATCCTCAACGACAACGAAATGTCGATTTCTCCTAATGTCGGCGCGCTCTCATCTTTTTTCAGCCGTCAGTTGACTTCCGATTTTTTCGTGCGGCTGAAGCGGGAAACGGAAAATTTTCTCGATAGCGTGCCTAAAATTGGTAAAGACTTGCGACGCCTGGCGAAAAAAGCCGAGGAAGCAGTGAAAGGGTTTTTAACTCCCGGAATGCTTTTTGAGGCTTTTGATTTTGATTACGTCGGCCCGATTGATGGGCATAAACTCGAAGAATTACTGCCGACACTGGAAAATATCACCCATATGGATGGCCCGGTTCTCATGCACGTGGTGACCAAGAAGGGCAAGGGCTATCCTCCGGCTGAAGAAAACCCGCATCTTTTTCACGGTGTCGGACCTTTTGACCCGGTTACGGGAGAGATCAAGAAAGGAAGCCCCGGCCCGCCCAGTTACACGGCGGTCTTCGGGCAAACCCTGACCGACCTGGCAGAGAAAGATGATCGTGTTGTCGCCATCACGGCCGCTATGCTCGAGGGAACCGGACTCGCTCCTTTCGCCGCAAAGTTTCCGGACCGATGCTTCGATGTCGGGATCGCTGAACAGCATGCGGTGACCTATGCCGCCGGCATGGCGACCCTTGGAATCAAGCCGGTTTTGGCTATCTACTCAACGTTCCTGCAACGTGCTTACGACAATGTTTTGCATGATGTCTGCTTACAGAACCTTCCGGTGACCTTTGCTCTCGACCGTGGCGGTCTTGTGGGTGCCGATGGGCCGACACATCATGGTGTGTTTGATCTTTCCTATCTGCGACACATCCCGAACCTGGTCTTTATGATCCCTCGCGATGAAAATCATTTACGCCATGCAATGGCAACGGCGCTTGCTTATGATGGCCCCTTCGCTTTCCGTTACCCGAGAGGTTCGGGAACCGGTGTTGCACCCGAAGAACCGCGTGAGTTAACGATTGGTAAGGCCGAGAAGCTGCGTGATGGCAAGAATGGCGTTATCTTCGCTGTGGGAGCGTTGGTGGAAGAAGCCTTGGCGGCGGCTGAAGCTCTGGTCGATGAAGGCTTTCAGGTTGCTGTTGTTGACCCTGTTTTTCTCAAGCCTCTTGATCGAGATCTGTTGGTTGCCATGGCTACAGATAACGGCCCTGTTTTTACTCTTGAAGAGAATGTTCTGGAGGGTGGCTTCGGTTCCGCGGTTCTGGAAATGCTTTGCGATGCCGGAGTTCATGTGCCAGTCACGAGGATCGGTCTTCCCGATAAATTTGTTGAGCAAGGCAGCCAGTCTGAATTGCGAGCCAGGTATCGAATTGATGCTGCAGGTGTCGTTAAGGTCATCATGAAGGCTTTAAAGACCTGA
- the xseA gene encoding exodeoxyribonuclease VII large subunit, with translation MTESPSKLSVSGLVELLQDVVETNFVTVTVEGEISNFAAPASGHWYFTLKDSGAQLRGVMFRSRNRLVERPPKDGAQVVCSGTVTVYVARGEMQLVVDNLTQAGQGQLQEAFEARKVKLAAEGLFSAERKRPLPAFPQAVGIVTSATGAAVHDICNVLRRRAPDIHLLLRPVKVQGDDAAAEIAEAISDLNQYGGLDVLIVGRGGGSLEDLWAFNEDVVARAIAASDIPVISAVGHETDFTIADFVSDLRAPTPSAAAELVARSRQELEAHLDHLIIRLQSRVAQSVALIAERLTGLERRLKVSSRDFVSLPDNVDDLMNRLALAMNSRMRQYSDALGLSAAQLNALSPLLQLDRGYVIASKDESGGGLVSAEELQRDDLLWLRFSRGQVRARVEDVDL, from the coding sequence GTGACAGAATCCCCTTCCAAATTATCAGTCAGTGGGTTGGTTGAACTCCTGCAGGACGTCGTAGAAACTAATTTTGTCACTGTGACGGTCGAGGGTGAAATCTCTAATTTTGCCGCGCCTGCTTCCGGGCACTGGTATTTTACACTCAAGGACAGTGGCGCACAGTTGCGGGGAGTCATGTTCCGCAGCCGAAACCGTCTTGTCGAGCGTCCACCGAAAGATGGTGCTCAGGTCGTTTGCTCTGGAACAGTGACTGTTTACGTCGCACGCGGTGAGATGCAGCTGGTCGTTGATAATTTAACTCAGGCGGGGCAAGGCCAGCTGCAGGAGGCCTTTGAAGCTCGTAAAGTGAAGCTGGCGGCCGAAGGTTTGTTCTCTGCTGAGCGTAAGCGTCCTTTGCCTGCCTTTCCGCAAGCCGTTGGTATTGTGACTTCGGCAACAGGGGCTGCTGTCCATGATATCTGCAATGTTTTGCGCCGACGTGCGCCCGATATCCATTTGCTGCTGCGGCCCGTCAAGGTTCAGGGAGATGATGCTGCTGCAGAGATCGCTGAAGCGATTTCTGATTTGAATCAGTACGGTGGTCTGGATGTCCTGATCGTAGGCCGAGGCGGCGGCTCTCTGGAGGACTTGTGGGCCTTTAACGAAGACGTTGTTGCCAGGGCGATCGCGGCTTCCGATATCCCTGTTATTTCAGCTGTCGGCCATGAAACCGACTTTACCATTGCTGATTTTGTCTCTGATTTACGGGCACCGACCCCCAGTGCTGCAGCAGAACTCGTCGCCCGGAGTCGACAGGAGTTGGAAGCCCACCTTGATCACCTGATCATCAGGTTGCAGTCACGAGTTGCTCAATCCGTTGCGTTGATTGCCGAGCGCCTCACCGGCCTTGAAAGACGACTTAAAGTGAGTTCGCGCGATTTTGTCAGCTTGCCCGACAATGTTGACGACCTCATGAACAGGCTTGCTTTGGCCATGAACTCCAGAATGCGCCAGTATTCCGATGCCTTGGGCCTCTCTGCCGCACAACTCAACGCTTTGTCTCCTTTACTGCAACTGGATCGTGGATACGTGATTGCCAGTAAGGACGAATCCGGAGGAGGGCTTGTCTCCGCCGAAGAGTTGCAAAGAGACGATCTTCTCTGGTTGCGCTTTTCTAGGGGACAGGTCCGTGCCAGGGTGGAGGACGTCGATTTATGA